A window from Methanomassiliicoccus sp. encodes these proteins:
- a CDS encoding DnaA/Hda family protein, giving the protein MPRDDALVSVLLELGVPQGLVVSRWKGGDNVLETAVESARLVSLNGYIKIVLGSDGERSESLLSISAGAPSLCLYVFRPVGLDELWFLGEKAAEYLWYDAINSEASISLHSEVNLRDFEQLFPGAKVRRVEAPRHVLSPEKLRADKVHRAEAENTGEHLLGIAGLGNPAGDKKVERQAQGVYDLILHYQKMRSDTAGLGLCEDCGGPIDLLGYCPRCATREEEAPSIPRMDPRETFGNFVGGPGSRFAEAAARAVAAEPGRRYNPLVIHSRPGMGKSHLLQAVGHEIKRLRRELNITYLPLDSVDIGSSESVWTSLHQELEMADTLLIDDLQFLSGKDRFQEEIMRAINRMVTAGKQVVVTADRLPRRVPLLMDRLASRLESGLVVDIGPLDQATRLEILRRVASRGGSVVPDDVLQMVAESCPDSVSQLEGGMNRVLAFASLMGSEVTADLTREVLGPGDLTPIGEIEVRLSRSYFVEEARPERAYDLVGRQVDRGARALIFSRNNPGTVSDRLGGRKAEIYWLTEHESRGSRTVTPSLEKLMMLAEDHIHREGQSVVLLDDLHYLISNAGFEGVIRFIRSLVDEVSERQSVFMVSVSPESLKVQERSVLEREMEPIRP; this is encoded by the coding sequence GTGCCGCGTGATGATGCGCTGGTCAGCGTGCTGCTCGAGCTCGGGGTCCCGCAGGGATTGGTCGTCTCCCGCTGGAAGGGAGGCGATAACGTCTTGGAAACAGCTGTGGAGAGCGCCCGCTTGGTCTCCTTGAACGGCTACATCAAGATCGTACTGGGATCGGACGGGGAGCGGTCGGAATCGCTCCTTTCGATCAGCGCAGGGGCACCGTCACTGTGCCTGTATGTTTTCCGTCCGGTGGGCTTGGACGAGCTGTGGTTCCTGGGGGAGAAGGCGGCGGAGTATCTGTGGTACGATGCCATCAACTCCGAGGCATCGATCTCCCTGCACTCGGAAGTGAATCTCAGAGATTTCGAGCAGTTGTTCCCGGGTGCCAAAGTGCGCCGGGTGGAAGCCCCCCGTCACGTGCTATCGCCGGAGAAGCTGAGAGCGGACAAGGTGCACCGGGCGGAGGCGGAGAACACTGGGGAGCACCTGCTGGGCATCGCCGGGCTGGGAAATCCAGCGGGCGACAAGAAGGTCGAGAGACAGGCCCAGGGCGTGTACGACCTCATCCTCCATTACCAGAAGATGCGCTCCGACACCGCGGGCCTCGGACTGTGTGAGGACTGTGGCGGCCCCATTGACCTGCTGGGCTACTGCCCCCGTTGCGCCACCCGCGAGGAGGAAGCTCCGTCCATACCGCGCATGGACCCCCGAGAGACCTTCGGCAACTTCGTCGGGGGACCGGGGTCCCGCTTCGCCGAGGCCGCCGCCCGGGCCGTAGCCGCTGAGCCAGGGCGGCGGTACAACCCCCTGGTCATCCACTCCCGCCCTGGCATGGGCAAGAGCCACCTGTTGCAGGCGGTGGGGCACGAGATCAAGAGGCTCCGGAGGGAGCTCAACATCACCTACCTGCCGCTGGATTCGGTGGACATCGGGTCGAGCGAGAGCGTGTGGACCTCCCTCCATCAGGAGCTGGAGATGGCCGATACGCTGCTGATCGACGACCTCCAGTTCTTATCTGGAAAGGACCGGTTTCAGGAGGAGATCATGCGCGCCATCAACCGGATGGTCACCGCGGGGAAGCAGGTGGTGGTCACCGCGGACCGCCTGCCCCGACGGGTCCCCCTGCTCATGGACCGCCTGGCCTCGCGGCTGGAGTCCGGGCTGGTGGTGGACATCGGGCCACTGGACCAGGCCACCCGGCTCGAGATCCTGCGGAGGGTGGCGTCGAGGGGGGGCTCAGTGGTGCCCGACGATGTCCTTCAGATGGTGGCGGAGTCCTGTCCGGACAGCGTCAGCCAGTTGGAGGGGGGGATGAACCGCGTGCTGGCCTTCGCCTCGCTGATGGGCTCGGAGGTCACCGCGGACCTGACCCGGGAGGTGCTGGGCCCCGGGGACCTTACTCCCATCGGGGAGATCGAGGTCCGGCTGAGCCGTTCCTACTTCGTCGAGGAGGCCCGCCCGGAGCGCGCCTACGATCTGGTCGGAAGGCAGGTCGACCGGGGAGCCCGGGCGCTGATCTTCAGCCGCAACAACCCGGGCACAGTGAGCGATCGTCTCGGCGGCCGGAAGGCGGAAATCTACTGGCTCACAGAGCACGAGTCTAGAGGGTCGCGGACGGTGACCCCCTCGCTGGAAAAGCTGATGATGCTGGCGGAGGATCACATCCATCGGGAGGGACAGTCGGTGGTGCTGCTGGACGACCTCCACTACCTGATAAGCAACGCCGGCTTTGAGGGAGTCATCCGCTTCATCCGCTCACTGGTGGATGAGGTATCGGAGCGCCAATCGGTCTTCATGGTCTCGGTGAGCCCGGAGAGCCTTAAGGTCCAGGAGCGATCCGTGCTGGAGAGGGAGATGGAGCCGATACGGCCGTGA